From Amycolatopsis sp. cg9, one genomic window encodes:
- a CDS encoding ATP-binding protein yields the protein MFGRGDSRGKRGRDAHSGAWQPPEQVRASRNGSGGKARRLTGEQAIPAYTPSIAVRSIDGHLVRTGFEVYAWYRLAPQRWSFRSDSQRRDLIAAIAGQYAELQGRWLHLRVTNRPYPIRMWAEAHVYNAHGRPQDVPGAMSFDDYLIGEQQQLMGRSMAEKEVYIGVQVQTRRMVDRAVERAAPVLRKILPEAVDAELTALDSEVEHLDQVIGSAGLEGRPVHAEEMSWLMHRSCSLGLPAPRNMPAVPGAAWEPEDLASFTDAADFYAEPYAPTVTVRGRTGSNAGVSRHLAVLTVGQMHGLQIPEVDDPWIQHADRLPAAVEVSARIYVRRPEEVAGELQRQMNKVRSQVKHYTDEHELEPPQSLSRQAGRVLEIDDEMTSGFTALATRVRSWWRLAVSGPTERDALRLAQQLLDLYKPKIAIEHPEAQYALAREFIPGEPLASAAYMRRGSVVWGASAVPTATAEVGDRRGILLGETCTATRRPVAWDPWMAQEIRDGSGLTAMVAGLGGGKSFLGGGIVYKTLRAGANWTILDPSGPLSRLCDLPELRPYARPINLLNAQPGILNPYRVVAEPLIEHFMDEDDPERSWRREKALAGATRRRLVLDVLTGVLPYEVSRMAQTRIVLLRAVRTVGGRFDADPGQVIDALRRDSSEHHEHAGVVADFLDEMRERMALLIPETDADPYSETRDDRLTVLTMAGLTLPKDGVPREYWTDAESLGVEMLNLAAWLTQRSVYEKPKEMRKGVWIDEAFFLSEVPTGRVLMNRFARDSRKWNVRVLLSSQIPADFLKIQGFVALLDSVFVGRLDDDDAQADALRLLKVPVGVGYEQVVAALGRRPGAQRSGLERDVEPRQFIFGDGAGGVERIRVDFSGPHLDHLRAVMDTTPGSKDAAPSRRPGNELALPAEEKKPYVAVPPEDDIELEQDFELAAELEVGLADENLLGAPDPLASETGEVEGGVQPSNGQQHARTGGKGGTGRDAA from the coding sequence TTGTTCGGTCGCGGCGATAGCCGAGGAAAACGGGGTCGGGACGCACACTCGGGCGCGTGGCAACCGCCCGAGCAGGTCCGCGCGTCGCGGAACGGCTCGGGTGGCAAGGCCCGGCGCCTGACCGGGGAGCAGGCGATCCCCGCGTATACCCCGTCGATCGCGGTGCGAAGCATCGACGGGCACCTGGTCCGCACCGGGTTCGAGGTCTACGCCTGGTACCGGCTCGCGCCGCAGCGCTGGTCGTTCCGCTCGGACTCGCAGCGGCGCGACCTGATCGCGGCCATCGCCGGCCAGTACGCCGAGCTGCAGGGCCGCTGGCTGCACCTGCGCGTGACGAACCGGCCGTACCCGATCCGGATGTGGGCCGAGGCGCACGTCTACAACGCGCACGGCCGTCCCCAGGACGTCCCGGGCGCGATGTCGTTCGACGACTACCTGATCGGCGAGCAGCAGCAGCTCATGGGCCGCTCGATGGCCGAAAAAGAGGTCTACATCGGGGTCCAGGTGCAGACCCGGCGGATGGTCGACCGCGCGGTCGAACGCGCCGCGCCGGTGCTGCGCAAGATCCTGCCCGAGGCCGTCGACGCCGAGCTGACCGCGCTGGACTCCGAGGTCGAGCACCTCGACCAGGTCATCGGCAGCGCCGGGCTGGAAGGCCGTCCGGTGCACGCCGAGGAGATGTCCTGGCTGATGCACCGCTCGTGCTCCCTCGGCCTGCCCGCGCCGCGGAACATGCCCGCCGTGCCGGGCGCGGCCTGGGAGCCCGAAGACCTGGCCAGCTTCACCGACGCCGCCGACTTCTACGCCGAGCCGTACGCGCCGACGGTGACCGTCCGCGGCCGCACCGGCTCCAACGCCGGCGTCTCGCGGCACCTGGCGGTCCTGACCGTCGGGCAGATGCACGGCCTGCAGATCCCCGAGGTCGACGACCCGTGGATCCAGCACGCCGACCGGCTGCCGGCCGCGGTCGAGGTGTCCGCGCGCATCTACGTCCGGCGCCCCGAAGAGGTCGCCGGCGAGCTGCAGCGCCAGATGAACAAGGTGCGTTCGCAGGTCAAGCACTACACCGACGAGCACGAGCTGGAACCGCCGCAGTCGCTGTCCCGGCAGGCCGGGCGCGTGCTGGAGATCGACGACGAGATGACGTCGGGCTTCACCGCGCTGGCCACCCGCGTGCGCTCCTGGTGGCGGCTGGCGGTGTCCGGCCCGACCGAGCGCGACGCGCTGCGCCTGGCCCAGCAGCTGCTCGACCTGTACAAGCCGAAGATCGCCATCGAGCACCCCGAAGCCCAGTACGCGCTGGCCAGGGAGTTCATCCCGGGCGAGCCGCTGGCCTCGGCGGCGTACATGCGCCGCGGCTCGGTCGTCTGGGGCGCTTCGGCGGTCCCGACGGCGACCGCGGAGGTCGGCGACCGCCGCGGCATCCTGCTCGGCGAGACGTGCACGGCGACCCGCCGCCCGGTGGCCTGGGACCCGTGGATGGCCCAGGAGATCCGCGACGGCTCGGGCCTGACGGCGATGGTCGCCGGCCTGGGTGGCGGCAAGTCGTTCCTCGGCGGCGGCATCGTCTACAAGACGCTGCGCGCCGGGGCGAACTGGACGATCCTCGACCCGTCCGGCCCGCTGTCGCGGCTGTGCGACCTGCCGGAGCTGCGGCCGTACGCGCGCCCGATCAACCTGCTCAACGCCCAGCCGGGGATCCTGAACCCGTACCGGGTGGTCGCCGAGCCGCTGATCGAGCACTTCATGGACGAGGACGACCCGGAACGGTCGTGGCGCCGCGAGAAGGCACTGGCGGGCGCGACGCGCCGGCGTCTGGTGCTCGACGTGCTGACGGGCGTCCTGCCGTACGAGGTCTCGCGGATGGCCCAGACCCGGATCGTGCTGCTGCGCGCGGTCCGGACCGTGGGTGGCCGGTTCGACGCCGACCCGGGCCAGGTGATCGACGCGCTCCGGCGGGATTCGAGCGAGCACCACGAGCACGCGGGCGTCGTCGCGGACTTCCTCGACGAGATGCGCGAGCGGATGGCGCTGCTCATCCCGGAGACGGACGCGGACCCGTATTCGGAAACGCGTGACGACCGCCTGACGGTCCTGACGATGGCCGGCCTGACCTTGCCGAAGGACGGCGTCCCCCGCGAGTACTGGACGGACGCGGAGTCGCTCGGCGTCGAGATGCTGAACCTGGCGGCGTGGCTGACCCAGCGGTCGGTGTACGAGAAGCCCAAGGAGATGCGCAAGGGCGTCTGGATCGACGAGGCGTTCTTCCTGTCCGAGGTCCCGACCGGCCGCGTGCTGATGAACCGCTTCGCGCGTGACTCGCGGAAGTGGAACGTCCGCGTGCTGCTGTCCTCGCAGATCCCGGCGGACTTCCTGAAGATCCAGGGCTTCGTGGCCCTGCTGGACTCGGTGTTCGTGGGTCGTCTGGACGACGACGACGCCCAGGCGGACGCGCTGCGTCTGCTGAAGGTCCCGGTGGGTGTCGGTTACGAGCAGGTTGTCGCTGCTTTGGGCCGTCGTCCTGGAGCGCAGCGGAGTGGCTTGGAGCGCGACGTCGAGCCCCGCCAGTTCATCTTCGGCGACGGTGCCGGCGGCGTGGAGCGCATCCGCGTCGACTTCTCGGGCCCGCACCTCGATCACCTGCGCGCGGTCATGGACACGACCCCGGGTTCGAAGGACGCCGCGCCTTCGCGGCGTCCTGGGAACGAGCTGGCGTTGCCGGCGGAGGAGAAGAAGCCGTACGTCGCGGTCCCGCCGGAGGACGACATCGAGCTGGAGCAGGACTTCGAGCTGGCGGCGGAACTGGAGGTCGGCCTGGCCGACGAGAACCTCCTGGGCGCGCCGGATCCCTTGGCGTCGGAGACCGGGGAAGTGGAGGGCGGGGTGCAGCCGTCCAACGGGCAGCAGCACGCCCGCACGGGTGGAAAGGGCGGCACCGGCCGGGACGCCGCATGA
- a CDS encoding magnesium transporter — MNTVLTLAVLLTMAAGWHSLKRRIKEGPRPGRRTPGRKATMFAVMLVLGLQAIATAPAASAAACGEAPNPERPGAGMVGAIDPAEGHGEAGSAYVDYSYAGFVWNTFETNCSGLNLTPPGSTLDTWGGNQLFNLGKNIVGATNSLHYTVLEGGLLNPIYSAVKSGAEKVYNNIYAQLFGLVALVMSIMLFRNIWRGDLAAVSKRALYALAGVWLAASSLAMLRYFDPIDKAIVQTTTNIQAGFVDDSDNRVIRHVLPTNLHNEIVYKNWIRGEFGSPTAPQADQFGRPLLDAQAFTWAQLRNGDDGNQAVIDGKKNAYKDISTKLGPATGYFTGEAGGRTGAGFLSLGQALVYSLFQLLAKASVLLAQVLIRLFALTAPLIGLVALLHPEILRRVLKVAGGVAFNLVVLSVLAGVHALLLQAIFDASNSLNMLTQMVLAGLITVLLFMVGRPVRRLWQMVEMSVSMVGAAVPSPGGGIFSRFKRNRNGPTPQDEFWQNVRDTDDVVDGEQRGPLGATHGGGRFRPEATIFANAQRLDNASGAARPAAAWSGAWPGAVGGGGAAGALPAGGRPGSSVFGQYNPANGDPGDYVVVGANGRPTTREESRRVDTSPVADRRWNDEPEPVVVPSDLRAPESGFSDYPAQDAPRAPGVRAQPRRVDPEVVAGKPVFVLYRPSRGIEVREEPRDTDHVMGR; from the coding sequence ATGAACACCGTGCTGACGCTCGCGGTCCTGCTGACGATGGCCGCGGGATGGCACTCGCTCAAGCGGCGGATCAAGGAAGGCCCGCGGCCAGGCCGGCGCACACCCGGACGCAAGGCGACGATGTTCGCCGTCATGCTCGTCCTCGGCCTGCAGGCGATCGCCACGGCCCCGGCGGCGAGCGCGGCAGCGTGCGGCGAGGCCCCCAACCCGGAACGCCCCGGCGCGGGCATGGTCGGCGCGATCGACCCCGCCGAAGGCCACGGCGAGGCGGGCAGCGCGTACGTCGACTACAGCTACGCCGGGTTCGTCTGGAACACCTTCGAGACGAACTGCTCCGGGCTGAACCTGACGCCGCCGGGCTCGACGCTCGACACCTGGGGCGGCAACCAGCTGTTCAACCTGGGCAAGAACATCGTCGGCGCGACGAACTCGCTGCACTACACCGTGCTCGAGGGCGGCCTGCTCAACCCGATCTACAGCGCGGTGAAGTCGGGCGCGGAGAAGGTCTACAACAACATCTACGCCCAGCTGTTCGGGCTGGTCGCGCTGGTCATGTCGATCATGCTGTTCCGCAACATCTGGCGCGGTGACCTCGCCGCGGTCAGCAAACGGGCGCTGTACGCGCTGGCCGGCGTCTGGCTCGCCGCCTCGTCGCTGGCGATGCTGCGGTACTTCGACCCGATCGACAAGGCGATCGTCCAGACCACGACGAACATCCAAGCCGGGTTCGTCGACGACTCCGACAACCGGGTCATCCGGCACGTGCTGCCGACGAACCTGCACAACGAGATCGTCTACAAGAACTGGATCCGCGGGGAGTTCGGTTCGCCGACCGCGCCGCAGGCCGACCAGTTCGGCCGCCCGCTGCTGGACGCGCAGGCGTTCACCTGGGCGCAGCTGCGAAACGGCGACGACGGCAACCAGGCCGTCATCGACGGCAAGAAGAACGCCTACAAGGACATCTCCACCAAGCTCGGCCCCGCCACCGGCTACTTCACCGGCGAAGCCGGCGGCCGCACCGGCGCGGGCTTCCTCTCCCTCGGCCAGGCCCTCGTCTACTCCCTCTTCCAGCTCCTGGCCAAGGCGTCAGTCCTCCTCGCCCAGGTCCTGATCCGCCTCTTCGCCCTCACCGCCCCGCTCATCGGGCTCGTGGCGCTCCTGCACCCGGAGATCCTGCGCCGCGTGCTCAAGGTCGCCGGCGGGGTCGCGTTCAACCTCGTCGTGCTCTCCGTGCTCGCCGGGGTGCACGCCCTGCTCCTGCAGGCCATCTTCGACGCGAGCAACTCGCTGAACATGCTCACGCAGATGGTCCTCGCCGGGCTCATCACCGTGCTGCTGTTCATGGTCGGGCGGCCCGTGCGCCGGCTGTGGCAGATGGTCGAGATGTCGGTCAGCATGGTCGGCGCCGCCGTGCCGTCGCCCGGGGGCGGGATCTTCTCCCGCTTCAAGCGCAACCGCAACGGTCCGACGCCGCAGGACGAGTTCTGGCAGAACGTGCGGGACACCGATGACGTCGTCGACGGTGAGCAGCGCGGGCCGCTCGGGGCGACCCACGGTGGTGGCCGGTTCCGGCCGGAGGCCACGATCTTCGCCAACGCCCAGCGGCTCGACAACGCCTCGGGTGCCGCCCGCCCGGCCGCCGCTTGGTCCGGGGCTTGGCCGGGCGCCGTCGGAGGCGGCGGTGCCGCGGGCGCGCTGCCCGCGGGCGGGCGGCCCGGCTCGTCGGTGTTCGGCCAGTACAACCCCGCCAACGGCGACCCGGGCGACTACGTCGTCGTCGGGGCCAACGGCCGGCCGACCACGCGGGAGGAGAGCCGGCGCGTCGACACCTCGCCGGTGGCCGACCGGCGGTGGAACGACGAGCCCGAGCCCGTCGTCGTGCCGTCCGACCTGCGGGCGCCGGAATCCGGGTTCAGCGACTACCCGGCGCAGGACGCGCCCCGGGCGCCGGGGGTGCGCGCGCAGCCGCGGCGCGTCGACCCGGAAGTCGTCGCCGGCAAGCCGGTGTTCGTGCTGTACCGGCCTTCGCGGGGCATCGAAGTCCGCGAGGAACCGCGGGACACCGACCACGTCATGGGGCGGTGA
- a CDS encoding C40 family peptidase, translated as MRRLGLWLGLIVFVAIGALVVTAVAAKVVIDNQQAQAGSMSLMSCDASVGPTQPGQGERGTVDASKLDDEQRGIVAVIISIGKQRSLAPRAWQVAIQAGMTESGLHNLTYGDRDSLGIFQMRPSMGWGTVAQVTDPTYEVNKFYDVLLAVPDWENKRPGDAAQAVERSGFPDRYHKWEPMAATLVENVGQVVDVVACGTGLGQLLPPSQAAAQAISFALGEQGKPYVWGATGPNSYDCSGLMLRAYESAGIILPRVSRDQYHAGALLPVREAQPGDLIFLATDPSDPNSIHHVMMYLGDGKVVEAQQTGVPVHTRPFKFDEAEVVPQAVRPGV; from the coding sequence GTGCGGCGCCTGGGGTTGTGGCTGGGGCTGATCGTGTTCGTCGCGATCGGCGCACTGGTCGTGACCGCGGTCGCCGCGAAGGTCGTCATCGACAACCAGCAGGCCCAGGCGGGGAGCATGTCGCTGATGAGCTGCGACGCCTCGGTCGGGCCGACCCAGCCCGGCCAGGGCGAGCGCGGCACGGTCGACGCGTCCAAGCTCGACGACGAGCAGCGCGGCATCGTCGCGGTGATCATCTCGATCGGCAAGCAGCGTTCGCTGGCGCCGCGCGCGTGGCAGGTGGCGATCCAGGCCGGGATGACCGAGTCCGGGCTGCACAACCTCACCTACGGCGACCGCGACTCCCTCGGCATCTTCCAGATGCGCCCGTCGATGGGCTGGGGGACGGTCGCGCAGGTCACCGACCCGACGTACGAGGTCAACAAGTTCTACGACGTCCTGCTCGCGGTGCCGGACTGGGAGAACAAGCGCCCGGGCGACGCGGCGCAGGCGGTCGAGCGTTCGGGATTCCCGGACCGCTACCACAAGTGGGAGCCGATGGCGGCGACCCTGGTGGAGAACGTCGGCCAGGTCGTCGACGTCGTCGCCTGCGGCACCGGGCTGGGGCAGCTGCTGCCGCCGAGCCAGGCCGCGGCGCAGGCGATCAGTTTCGCGCTGGGCGAGCAGGGGAAGCCGTACGTGTGGGGCGCCACCGGCCCGAACTCGTACGACTGTTCGGGGCTGATGCTCCGCGCCTACGAGTCGGCCGGGATCATCCTGCCGCGCGTGTCCCGCGACCAGTACCACGCCGGCGCGTTGCTGCCGGTCCGAGAAGCGCAGCCGGGCGACCTGATCTTCCTGGCCACCGACCCTTCGGACCCGAATAGCATCCACCACGTGATGATGTACCTGGGCGACGGCAAGGTCGTCGAGGCCCAGCAGACCGGCGTGCCCGTGCACACGCGGCCGTTCAAGTTCGACGAGGCGGAAGTGGTTCCGCAGGCGGTCCGCCCCGGCGTTTAG
- a CDS encoding AAA family ATPase produces the protein MKIAFVGKGGSGKTTLSSLFVAYLADAGLPVLAIDADINQHLAVALGATEEEALAWPTLGDNMALIKDYLRGDNPRIPDAASMIKTTPPGRGSRLVRPFEDNPVFSTCFRQLGGVRLGVTGQFDEDDLGVKCYHSKVGAAELLLNHLVDVDGEYVVMDMTAGADAFASGLFTRFDVTFLVCEPTVRSVGVYRQYADYARDFGVRLVVVGNKVTDAEDVEFLQDQVGDALLGWLSASRHVRAAERGTARPITELEPRNRETLASMRAAVDAEQRDWARYQRQAVEFHLRNATAWAGADLASQVDPDFVLGPQLPV, from the coding sequence GTGAAGATCGCGTTCGTCGGCAAGGGCGGCAGCGGCAAGACCACGCTCTCGTCGCTGTTCGTCGCGTACCTCGCCGACGCCGGCCTGCCGGTGCTGGCGATCGACGCCGACATCAACCAGCACCTGGCGGTGGCGCTCGGCGCGACCGAGGAAGAAGCACTGGCCTGGCCGACGCTCGGCGACAACATGGCCCTGATCAAGGACTACCTGCGCGGCGACAACCCGCGCATCCCCGACGCGGCGTCGATGATCAAGACGACCCCGCCGGGCCGCGGTTCCCGCCTGGTCCGGCCGTTCGAGGACAACCCGGTCTTCTCGACGTGCTTCCGGCAGCTGGGCGGCGTGCGGCTCGGCGTCACCGGCCAGTTCGACGAGGACGACCTGGGCGTCAAGTGCTACCACTCGAAGGTGGGAGCCGCGGAGCTGCTGCTCAACCACCTGGTGGACGTCGACGGCGAGTACGTCGTGATGGACATGACGGCGGGCGCGGACGCGTTCGCTTCGGGCCTGTTCACCCGGTTCGACGTGACGTTCCTGGTGTGCGAGCCGACGGTGCGCAGCGTCGGCGTGTACCGCCAGTACGCGGACTACGCCCGCGACTTCGGCGTCCGGCTCGTGGTGGTGGGCAACAAGGTGACGGACGCGGAGGACGTCGAGTTCCTCCAGGACCAGGTCGGCGACGCGCTGCTGGGCTGGCTGTCGGCGTCCCGCCACGTCCGCGCGGCGGAGCGCGGCACGGCCCGCCCGATCACCGAGCTGGAGCCCCGCAACCGGGAGACGCTGGCTTCGATGCGAGCCGCGGTGGACGCGGAGCAGCGCGACTGGGCCCGCTACCAGCGCCAGGCGGTGGAGTTCCACCTGCGCAACGCCACGGCGTGGGCCGGCGCCGACCTGGCCTCGCAGGTGGACCCCGACTTCGTCCTGGGCCCGCAGCTACCGGTCTAG
- a CDS encoding RNB domain-containing ribonuclease, which produces MIRTHSAGGDFGPLRAEFSLPESFGPDVLAEAEAAVLDPLAEPREDATALPFVTIDPPGSKDLDQAMVVEKTARGFRVHYAIADLAAFVPPGGALDRESRLRGQTLYLPDGNVPLHPPVLSEGAASLLPGEVRPAVLWTIETDEAGEPTSTRVRRALVRSTEQFDYETVQAALDAGNPHPSVAALPELGRRRRELAVRRGAVELQLPEQEISGNPDGGWVLARRPRTVVDAWNAEISLLTGMAAARIMIDARVGVLRTLPDPEPEAVDWLRRSADALGIAWAPEATVSEFLSALDPGQPASMALYADTTRLLRGAGYTAFDGELPALTTHAGIGGAYAHVTAPIRRLVDRFATEICLAVSAGREVPAWVRAALADVPERMSASDTLAAKVERACIDQVEAWVLAEHVGGEFSAVVLRADENKAEILVEDPTVMAKCAGEKLTAGERIGVRLTAVDVEQRKVSFERA; this is translated from the coding sequence GTGATCAGGACACACTCGGCGGGCGGGGACTTCGGCCCCCTGCGCGCCGAGTTTTCGCTGCCGGAGTCGTTCGGGCCCGACGTGCTGGCCGAAGCGGAGGCGGCGGTGCTCGACCCGCTGGCCGAGCCTCGCGAAGACGCGACCGCGCTGCCGTTCGTCACCATCGACCCGCCCGGGTCCAAGGACCTCGACCAGGCGATGGTCGTCGAGAAGACCGCGCGCGGCTTCCGCGTGCACTACGCGATCGCCGACCTGGCCGCGTTCGTGCCGCCCGGCGGCGCGCTCGACCGCGAATCACGCCTGCGCGGGCAGACGCTCTACCTGCCCGACGGCAACGTCCCGCTGCACCCGCCGGTGCTGTCCGAAGGCGCCGCGAGCCTGCTGCCCGGCGAGGTCCGGCCCGCGGTGCTCTGGACCATCGAGACCGACGAAGCCGGCGAGCCGACGTCCACGCGGGTGCGCCGCGCGCTGGTCCGGTCCACCGAGCAGTTCGACTACGAGACGGTGCAGGCCGCGCTCGACGCCGGGAACCCGCACCCGTCGGTGGCGGCGCTGCCCGAGCTGGGACGGCGGCGGCGCGAACTGGCCGTGCGCCGCGGCGCGGTCGAGCTGCAGCTGCCGGAACAGGAGATCAGCGGCAACCCCGACGGCGGCTGGGTGCTCGCGCGCCGGCCGCGGACGGTCGTCGACGCCTGGAACGCCGAGATCTCGCTGCTCACCGGGATGGCGGCGGCGCGGATCATGATCGACGCGCGGGTCGGCGTCCTGCGCACGCTGCCCGACCCGGAACCCGAGGCCGTGGACTGGCTGCGCCGCTCGGCCGACGCACTGGGCATCGCGTGGGCGCCGGAAGCGACCGTCTCGGAGTTCCTGTCCGCCTTGGACCCCGGGCAGCCGGCTTCGATGGCGCTCTACGCCGACACGACGCGGCTGCTGCGCGGTGCGGGCTACACGGCGTTCGACGGCGAACTGCCGGCGCTGACCACGCACGCGGGCATCGGCGGCGCGTACGCGCACGTGACGGCGCCGATCCGGCGGCTGGTGGACCGGTTCGCCACGGAGATCTGCCTCGCCGTCTCGGCGGGCCGTGAGGTGCCGGCGTGGGTGCGCGCGGCGCTGGCGGACGTGCCGGAGCGGATGAGCGCGTCGGACACCCTCGCCGCGAAGGTCGAGCGGGCCTGCATCGACCAGGTCGAGGCGTGGGTGCTGGCCGAGCACGTCGGCGGCGAGTTCAGCGCGGTGGTGCTGCGCGCGGACGAGAACAAGGCGGAGATCCTCGTCGAAGACCCGACGGTGATGGCGAAGTGCGCGGGGGAGAAGCTGACCGCGGGCGAGCGGATCGGCGTCCGGCTGACCGCGGTGGACGTCGAGCAGCGGAAGGTGTCGTTCGAACGCGCATGA
- a CDS encoding helical backbone metal receptor: MTHLVDDLGEPVPLSGPASRVVSLVPSLTEALEVSAPGRLAGATDYCTHPSTLDVPRVGGSKYPKLDRVLDLAPDLVLANSEENRQEDVERLRANGIPVWVMTAAASVPAALGSLRRILTQACELDEPGWLVEAEELWRETRPVRFHAVVPVWRKPWIVLGRDTFGGDVLRRVGVANVYAGSAERYPRPDVEELRAHLRADADLLVLPDEPYLFTAEDGPDHFPDARYALVSGRHLTWYGPSLVEAHTALTEALGGG; this comes from the coding sequence ATGACCCACCTCGTCGACGACCTCGGGGAGCCGGTGCCGCTGTCCGGTCCGGCTTCGCGCGTGGTTTCGCTCGTGCCGTCGCTGACCGAAGCGCTCGAAGTGAGCGCGCCCGGACGCCTGGCCGGCGCCACCGACTACTGCACGCACCCGTCCACTTTGGACGTCCCGCGGGTGGGCGGGTCGAAGTACCCGAAGCTCGACCGGGTCCTGGACCTCGCCCCGGACCTCGTGCTGGCCAACTCGGAGGAGAACCGCCAGGAGGACGTGGAACGCCTGCGCGCCAACGGGATCCCGGTCTGGGTGATGACCGCGGCGGCGTCCGTGCCCGCCGCGCTGGGCTCGCTGCGGCGGATCCTCACCCAGGCGTGCGAGCTGGACGAGCCGGGCTGGCTGGTCGAAGCGGAGGAGCTCTGGCGCGAGACCCGGCCGGTGCGCTTCCACGCGGTGGTCCCGGTCTGGCGCAAACCGTGGATCGTCCTGGGCCGCGACACCTTCGGCGGCGACGTCCTGCGCCGCGTGGGCGTGGCGAACGTCTACGCGGGCTCGGCCGAGCGTTACCCGCGGCCGGACGTCGAGGAGCTGCGGGCGCACCTGCGCGCGGACGCCGACCTGCTGGTGCTGCCGGACGAGCCGTACCTGTTCACCGCGGAGGACGGCCCGGACCACTTCCCGGACGCGCGGTACGCCCTGGTCTCGGGGCGGCACCTGACGTGGTACGGACCTTCGCTGGTCGAGGCGCACACCGCGCTGACGGAGGCGCTGGGCGGCGGCTAA
- a CDS encoding MBL fold metallo-hydrolase: MLNEVADGVWVRQSTWVWSNTTVVRTGDGLLVVDPGIEGAELDELADDLERLGLPVVAGFCTHPHWDHLLWHPRFGDVPRYATAACARMAGEVRERAQAMAAETATGVPLDVIGLLTPLPADGGPVAGEVVEHDAHAVGHAALLLADRGVLLAGDMLSDVLIPLLDPRRTGQQEAYEASLDLLGKAAEHVDVLIPGHGAVARDQEIAARFAVDRAYLEALRRGEEPADERWGKRR; encoded by the coding sequence ATGCTGAACGAAGTGGCCGACGGTGTCTGGGTCCGGCAGAGCACGTGGGTCTGGAGCAACACCACCGTGGTCCGCACCGGCGACGGCCTGCTCGTGGTCGATCCCGGCATCGAGGGCGCCGAGCTGGACGAGCTCGCCGACGACCTCGAGCGGCTCGGCCTCCCGGTGGTCGCCGGGTTCTGCACGCACCCGCACTGGGACCACCTGCTCTGGCACCCCCGCTTCGGTGACGTCCCGCGCTACGCCACCGCCGCCTGCGCCCGGATGGCCGGGGAGGTGCGGGAACGAGCGCAGGCGATGGCCGCCGAGACCGCGACCGGTGTTCCGCTCGACGTCATCGGCCTCCTCACCCCGCTGCCGGCCGACGGCGGACCCGTGGCCGGCGAGGTCGTCGAGCACGACGCGCACGCCGTCGGGCACGCCGCCCTTCTGCTCGCCGACCGCGGTGTCCTCCTCGCCGGCGACATGCTCTCCGACGTCCTGATCCCGCTCCTCGACCCCCGCCGCACCGGGCAGCAGGAGGCCTACGAAGCCTCGCTCGACCTGCTGGGCAAGGCCGCCGAGCACGTCGACGTCCTGATCCCCGGCCACGGTGCCGTGGCCCGGGACCAGGAGATCGCCGCCCGCTTCGCCGTCGATCGCGCCTACCTCGAAGCGCTGCGGCGCGGCGAAGAACCGGCCGACGAGCGTTGGGGGAAGCGCCGGTAG